One window of Nymphaea colorata isolate Beijing-Zhang1983 chromosome 1, ASM883128v2, whole genome shotgun sequence genomic DNA carries:
- the LOC116250465 gene encoding probable WRKY transcription factor 33 isoform X2 — protein sequence MFEGQEEYYEGSDPSSSDGYQFLRALSGPLMGNGTGIFVRGGGGGGDHHSSLSPSCAAAAACFVAGGMAMNHHHQTRESSPIGHLGLHKVGNGGASAAGCTTTIPMAAKVLSVASNVQKWSWGGEVGDQAAAGGPRRVTAMDADDKDHDQRSGLAPMPLKMKKVKARRKVREPRFCFKTMSDIDILDDGYKWRKYGQKIVKNTQHPRIIAM from the exons atgttcgAGGGACAAGAGGAGTACTACGAGGGATCCGATCCTTCGTCCTCCGATGGGTACCAGTTTCTGAGGGCACTTAGCGGGCCTTTGATGGGTAACGGTACCGGCATCTTCgtcagaggaggaggaggaggaggagatcaCCATTCTTCTTTATCTCCTTCTTGTGCTGCAGCTGCTGCTTGCTTTGTAGCTGGAGGTATGGCAATGAATCATCACCACCAAACTCGTGAGTCTAGTCCAATCGGCCATTTGGGTCTCCATAAAGTTGGAAACGGCGGTGCTTCTGCTGCTGGTTGCACTACTACCATTCCCATGGCAGCTAAAGTTCTTTCTGTTGCCTCTAATGTGCAGAAAtg GTCTTGGGGAGGGGAAGTGGGGGATCAAGCGGCAGCAGGCGGTCCTAGACGGGTGACCGCCATGGATGCTGATGATAAAGATCATGACCAACGTTCTGGTCTAGCACCCATGCCTCTGAAGATGAAAAAGGTGAAGGCAAGGAGGAAGGTGAGGGAACCAAGGTTCTGCTTCAAGACCATGAGTGACATTGACATCTTGGACGACGGGTACAAGTGGCGAAAGTATGGGCAAAAGATTGTGAAGAACACGCAGCACCCCAG